GCCAGAGAATCTGTTGTTGTGCAGGCCTAGTAATCCAAGCTTACTGAGAAAGCCAATGGAGCTGGGTATGTTTCCAGCTAGATTGTTATCTCCCAGTTTTACGGCTGTCAAATTCCTCCAGTTCCCCCAACAGCTGGGAATTTCTCCAGAAAGCAGATTTCTTGAAAGGTCTAGCGTGTCCAACTTGCTGGGCTTGTGTGTCCCTTGGCATAGCATGGAAGCAAGTGACCCATTAAATGAATTTCTGGAAAGATCAAGTGCCTTTACTTGAAAAGAGATACTAGGCAACGTGCCGGTGAAGTTGTTGGAGGCATGATAGAAAACCGCACCAAAGGACAGATGGGGCAAATTGCCATCGAACTGTTTTTGAGAGAGATCCAGATATGAAAGCTTGGGCAAGCTCTGAAATAGGGTTGGAAAATTGCCATGGATATGGTTCTGGGAGAGATCTGGAAGTGAAAGTTGGGAGAAGCTGGAAAAGCAAGACGGAATGGGGTCACAGATTCCAGCATTGTATAGTTCCAGATTTGTTAAGTTCTTTTGTATTTGAAGCCACGTGGGAAATTGAGGTCCCAAATGGGAATCACCCATTCTCATAAATGTGAGTTGAAATGGAGGGATCCAATCAGAGTTCCTTTGCAAAGTGAACGTGTTTGAGCTGGCAAAAATGGCCTTCAGTGATGCTAGAATTGCAAAATGGGCTTCAGAAAGAGCACCCTCAAAGGAGTTATAAGATATGCCTAATGCTACAGGTTTTGAAAGATTGCCAAGACTTACTGGAAGAGTCCCATTTAGGTGGTTCCTGGAGAGGTCCAAATATATCAGGGACGACAGTTCTCCTATGGACTCAGGAATTGGACCCGAGATAGAGTCATTGGGAATGTCCAAAATGGATAAACTTTTACATTTCCTCAGTTGTTCAATGGGCAAATTCTATGAAAATTTATTACTCCCCAAAATTAATTGCTCTAGTTTTAACCCAGTGCGTGCGGAATAACCACCTAAAAATTCAGATGTGCCTCCATTGACTTGGTTGAGGGACAAATCTAAAATTTTTAAGTTGCAGAGACTTCGCAAGGATCTTGGGATTTCCCCTTCAAAGCCAGCAAGTGTCATGTGCAGTTCTGTGAGTGAAGTGAGCTTATGGATGAAGCTTAAAACTGTACTTCCAACATTGTTGCCTGAAAGTTTAAGGAATTCAAGGCTAGTGATATTGTAAAACCACAAGGCTACTCATGTTCCTTAGAGCAATGGGAATGGCTTTAAGAAGGTTGCGACTTGCATCAAGTTCAACAAGAGACGGAACGGTACTCAGAAAAAGGTCGAGTATTGGAGAAGTAAAGTAGTTGGATGATAGGTCAAGGACAATGAGATGTGAGAAGTTGGCATACGGAAGAGGTTCAATGCTATAAAGACCACAACCTGATAAACGCAACTCAGATAGAAAAGAGAGCTGATTCATCACCTGTAGCCAATTAGATGTCATTCTGAGATCAACTCCAGTCAGGCAAAGAAATCGAAGGAAGGAAAGCCAAGAAATCCATTCAATATCCTTGATGCTTAAATAATAACCATAGCCTCCAATACCAAGATACTGTAGCTTTGAAAGATTTCCAGGCCGAGGAGGAATAACACCACCAAATCCTGCACCAGACAGGCCAAGGTATTCCAGATTGTTGAGGGAGCCAATGAAATCTGGAATCTGCGTTCCTCCAAAGTAATTGTAGTCCAGGGCCAAGTAGTGAAGATGCTTCAACTTCAGCAAAGAATTGCATATGTTACCACCCAATCGAGACATTTCATACGCTGTGGACTCAGTAGATGAATCATATGGATTGCTGAGATTAAGCAGGACAACATGCCCAGCTATGTTGTCACAGCCTACTCCTTCCCACAGACAACAATTTTCACCTGTCCAAGACCTGAGCCGGTTTGAAGGATCTATGAGGCCTTATTTGAAGGTCAAAAGGGCTCTTCTTTCTCCTCCTCTGCAAGTGATCACATTTACTGGATTTGCATCGCAATAACTGAACTTCGTGTTCATTAAGGACACCAACCACAGCAAAGGAATCACCGCAGAAAGTGCTGGGTATCAATCCATTACGAAGAGATGCAAGAAATTCTATTTTAGGAGATAAGTTTGTAATAAACTAGTGAATATATATATAGGCTTGGTATATATGTATGGTGGCGTTCAGCTTTTGCCATGTTTGAGAGGCTGGGGGATTAAATTTAGTTTTGTAGTCAAGTAACATCAGACCCCAGGTCATTTCCTCAAGAGTCAAGCACTAGACAACATCACACATGTCCCTTCAGATTTCAGAACAACAACCACTTTTGGCATTGAGTTTTCTTTCCATGACATGAGGACCTAAAACCATTACTTGGAGAAGATGCCGGTCTGGTTTATGCAATGACAGAAATTGTAGTTACCTTTCTTGGCTTGCCAAATTGACAGCTTGATTTTCAGATTTCTTGTACAAGAAAAAAAGGGAGGAAAGGAGGATAAGGAAACAGATTAGTGATGCCACTTCTTTTTTCACATCCTCTTGAGGCATAGTTTCCACATCAACTACTGTTGTTTAAGAGCGTTCACTTCAATCAAATGGCACAACCCAAATGCCCACAAGAAGTACATTTAGCTCATTAGTATTTACCATGTTAGCACTCTTTGCCTTTGGTGAATGACTTTTGAGTATCTCCAATCAATTATATGTTCCTTTTCTAACCTATCCATTTTCTACTTGTTTTTACAATTATCCAGAAGTTAATGAGCTTGATTAGTTAAGTGCCCCTTTTCCATTTCAATTTCTGCTCTATCTCTGTAGATGTCAAGTTTGACCATAGCTGCTCCTGGTGAAGATGGCGCAGGATTCTCAACGTTGCTCTTAATAGTCTCTGTGATGCTTAGCTGCTCGTCTTATTCTCTCAATGATGCACTCATTTCAATCTCGTGGACTGACTTCAACAGGAGTCCTCTTTTATGGGGTTTCTCTGATTGTTTCAAGCTGCATTTATGAAGTGATGTCAAATCTCGTGGATCCACTGGCAGGGGTTGCTCGACTTTCTTCTGGGGCAAATGTAATTGCTTGTCTCTTGCATGCAATTTGGAGGTTGTATTTGATAAAAATtttgaatacaattttatattacattttattcaaattattataAATTCAAATTGAGGTTAAAATCCACACTAGCAGACCAGTGTTTGAGAACGCAGATTTTGAGGCTTGAAATTTAGATTTGTATagatttagaaaaaatttaatacaatttatactaaatccaaattcaaaattaaacACATAGTAAGAGTTAATAGTTGTAGTATTTGCACAAGACTCAATtgaaacttggaaaacaaaaGGAAACTATTAGCCATGAGTTTCTTTCAATATTTCCAAAGCTTGCAAATGAATATTAGAGTCTTTTTAATGTAAACAAGACTTCATCTCTTACAGCAACTTTAGATTGTGAAATTCTCCAAAGGCACTACAGTGTAACTTTTTATAAATGAATAAGGTCCCTTTAGGAGATCACAAGCAATGTTGAAAATATCTTTTAGTGATAACGAAAGTAGCCACTAAAACTTTACATCCCATGAAAGCTCTCTGCACCACAGGTATTCCTTTTAAAAAGAAATCCAGTTATGAGATTTCTTGATGTTGGTGAATGAGACAAAAGCTCTTGCTAATGTAAATTAAAACGCATATCTTTTAGCAACAACATTTATTGCCATGAAAGGCTGTAGTAGTCTTgcgtttattttttattattttttctttctaataaatCATGCAACCAACGCATAACCCTCATAAGGACCACTGGTCCGCCACAGCTAACAACGCCTCCCACCTCCTAGTCatcctaaaataaaataaaaaattaaattatttaaattaaaattaaaatttaaaaaaattaataatttaattattattaattaaataatataaatatattaataatataatattatagtaatatatataatatatataaagtgaTAGAGATCACCCTGAGATCTCAAGATTGAGATCACAGTCTGAGATTGAAATCTCAAACACGCCACCTAACGCCTCTCCCACTTCGTTCACTCCTCGTCTCCTCTTTCTCACTCTCCTTTATCTCGTCTTCGTTATTTGGctgatcaaaaatccaaaaataccgttgggttcTACTCGTGGCCACCGgaatttctactggagcggatctatcgtgggagcggcgtaggcatatctcttagggtaaggtcaaatctcaaacttatctcaatttctcttaaactataagcctcattaacgaacggaaattgtcaggagactcgtggggagattctctacaatctagccgaaGCGAGTTTTCAAATTAGAGTtttggggtaccaatcctaaatcggagataagtttaataatttaagattttattaggctatttatgATATTCAGAACTTAGGGGAATTTTAGAGAAAGATGTTCTAAgaattgtgacgaataatatagtgaattttgaatttcagggtttcaagAGTTTTTGAACACTTGGGGCGTATGTCGGGGTGTTATCGGactttttcaagaattaggtaagaggattaagttaagttagcaattttatgaaatttgaatcaattaaattgttatgtttatataaatatacttatttatttatttatttattcatttggaaatttaaaggatattttggaaaccaaccgttcaaaatgatttttacaaacttaggatatatggtatggtatttttgaataaaatgaacagtggaaagtttgtttgtttatatgagtttgagaaatattggaaatgcttgtgaaaatactggaactgtttatgaaatgcaggagtttgaactaacgacCAATGACCTAGTGTTATTTGATTGAccaagggtcaggattattatttgacggtcgaggACCGAGTTTTAATTGGTGGCTATATGccagattgtattttgtggccgggggtCAGGTGTTTgaaataacaggaaatatatatgaattaatatttttctattatctaaattgcatgatatgctttaggaaccctggggaccaatgtattgtgagcatggtaccgttactaGTTAGACTATGTGCACtcacactgtctggatagaagtgtagggggtccagccgactgcctgtgtgaggttgaagtaagggcgtcagacctgcagctttgttgtggatgcctgcagatgtgtttgcagaggatgttgtatttgactttgtttgggctgatcactcaggcttagtccagccttcaggccgtaCAACCCATgtcatggggatgtaaatggcgtgtttgtcacatggagtgtcttatatgcatatctgttaatttatgtgaatatggtagATAActccgagggcttactgagaaaggtgagtgccctggtagcagtaatggtactagagtaaagggaagctacttgtatgtgcgggtaatcttccctatctttGGCTAATTGGGTGTGTgaatgtaaaataagaatgttttcataaatgtttatctatttagtgaactggttattttctgtacactaaatgcatgctggctacacactgacattaacttagtctttcccttactgagctgtgcctcacccctactttacaaactatcttttcaagaaatcttagagatcgggtctagtggGCTAGAGGAGCTGGGCTaaaggtgtaaatttatgtaggtagtgtgtagatagagattttatttttgtttagttttatgggatgtaattatgtgaaaatgggtatatttgtatataaagatagttagaactctagtaatataatttaagaattttatattttattttcgttgcgtatgtgtattttatatttgatgaatacggtagacgtcactaaagtaacactccgggcccacatggcgggtcggggtcgttacaggtggtatcagagcctaggtttgttaggttctgcagactttgaggatcgataattaccagagtataggttgaaataagatagggataggattggataggttaagatgggttttggtctggaagcttggaggcaaaaatctattgacggacttctgtgattttctgaatcagtcgcgagttttaaaaaatcatggtaaatccatcgatggtttcgtttctaggttgagggacttgaactcagaaaatttaggttggaatgttaggatgagtgggtatatgtgtaaagttaatgttaggatggagatttttaccttaatggttttgtgataaaattgaaatatgaattattaaattagaacctgtATATTAAATCAATTCCATTATTTCATATTTGCATTAgttatgttaaatgtgaaatttctaagtcgggttatatcctatttcCATATTGTCAGATAgtgtcattgtattatttgattcaggtgcaacccactcatttgtgtctctaggatttgttaaactatgtgggttagagaCTCAATTGTTAGAGATAGAGTTAGTAATGGGCACACCGATAGGGTCAGTGCtagtatgtagtaaggtgatcagggattatccaCTTGAGATTCAAGGGAGAGTGTTGCCTgttagtttgatagtccttgatatgcatggttttgacactattctgggcatggattggctagcatctagcTACGCAAGCATTGACTGTCGCAGGAAGGAGATGGTATTCAGACCTCATGGAGAGCaagagtttgtatttgttgggtcgtgtgtacGTTCAGTACCACAGATACTTTCTGCTATTCAAgcgaagaggttacttttggagggatgccagggtaaccttgcaatggtgaaggaagcaccgaaggaggaactcaagtcggaagatatcccagtgagaAGGGAGTTCTCTGATGGTTTTTTTAGAGGATTTACTAGGGTTGCCTCTTGATCGGGAGGTgaaatttgcaattgatctgatcccaaggatagcaccaatctccaaagccccatacaaaatggctccagctgaattaaaagagttaaaggagcaactacaagagcttctagacagggggtttatcagactgagtgtatcgccttggggtgcaccggtgttgtttgtgaagaagaaggacgagtcgatgaggatgtgcatcgactactaagagattaataaggtaacggtgaagaacaagtatccattaccccgaattaacgacctgtttgatcagcttcagggtacgcagattttctctaaaatcgaactacgatctgggtatcctcaggtgaaggttagatcagatgatgtaccGAAAACTGCTTTTCGAACTCGTTATACCACtgcgagttcttggttatgccattcgggttgacgaatgctccagcggtttttatggatctgatgaacaggatattccacgagtacttagaccaatttgtcattgtgttcatagatgatattttggtctattcaaAGAGCTCTGAGGAGCATGAAGtgcatctgagactagtacttcaggtgcttagggaaaagaaattatttgctaaacttaagaaatgtgaattctggctaaagCAGACTGCATTTCTAGGTCATGTGgcatccaaggaagggattttagTGGATCCGACTAAAGTGGAGGCTGTAGTTGACTgggcaaggccgaagaatgtgcaagaagtcagaagttttctaggtcttaccGGATACTACCGctgatttgttgaggggttctccagattatcagggtctttgacatgactcacgaggaagaatatgaagtttgactggaccgacgaatgtgagcagagcttctaggagttgaagcagtgtCTAGTCACTACCCCCAATGTTaacccttccatcaggtgagggtggatttataatttacagtgatgcatcgtagaaaggacttggttgtgtgctAATGCAGCAGGGGAAAGTCATTACATTTGCGTCTtgccagttgaaagagtacgaaaagaactatcctacgcacgagctggagctggcagcagttgtgtttgcattgaagatttggcgacactacctttatggtgtaaggtgcgagatctttactgaccataagagtctcaagtatttcttcacctagaaggagttgaatatgaggcagcgtagatggctcgagttgataaaggattacaactgcaccattagctatcacctaagaaaggcgaacgtggtagccgatgcattaaGACGAAAATCTAGGGGAACATTAGcctcagcagttatggcttcTCACCATATcgtgatggacttggagaggttgggtgtagaattggtagaagggaatcatcaggtgTTCATTTCTAGTCTGATGGTTTAATCAACTTTATAGGAGAGAATCAGAACAACTCAGTTGATGGAGATAGTAGAGAAGATACAGAAAAGCAGCACACaaactttaatgttgctgagAATGGAGTTCTCATATTTCACCctcgattgtgtgtgcctgatgacgcagagataaagaggacgattatTGGGAAAGCTCACCGCTCTCTCTATACTATTCACCcaagtagtacgaagatgtataaagACTTATGTGAAACATTCTGATGGAGTAACATggagagggaaattgctaaatttgtgggttaatgcttgacatgtcagcaggtgaaggtagAACACCAGAGaccagcgggaccacttcaagCATTGGACATCCCTACGTGCAAATGGGAGCGTATCTCAATGGACTTTGTATCTGaattgccttcagcgttgcatgagcagaatgccatatgggtagtggttgacagattgacaaAGACTGGCCATTTAATTCCAGGtagaaccagttattccatggataagttggcagaactctatgttcaggagatagttagaatatATGGCATGCCCGTGTCCATCATTTCAGATCGAGATTTGCGGTTCACTTcctgtttttggaagagtttacagggagcattgggttctcaactcactttcagtactgcattttACCCTCATACGGATGGATAGTCTGAATGAACTATTTAGATTCTcaaggatatgctacgggcatgtgtgttagattttgggggtagatgGATCTGATatctgccattagttgagtttgcatacaataacagtcaccaggccaacattggaatggcaccatatagTATGGTCGTCGGTGCtgatccccgttgtactgggatgaagtaggcaagCGGCAGATTTTGGGTCCAGAACTTGTTCaacaggcctctgcaaaggtcgaacttatcagggaaaggatcaaggcagccCAGAGTTGGCAAAAGTGTTAAGTGGATACTCGCCGACAGGAACTAGAATttcgaagtaggtgatatgatattcttgaggattgctctgatgaagggggtgatgaggtatggaaagaagggcaagttgagccctagatacattgggtcattcgagattctagagaggattggttcggcggCGTACAAAATAGCATTACCCCAGCGCTGTCCAAGATacatgacgtgttccacgtgtccatgttgaggaggtatgttctagacccctcacatgtgatcagttatgaatcgttggagatcagggatactctagcatacgaggaggtaccagttcagattttggatcggaaaatacaggaactgcgtactaaggatatactgttagtgaaggtgctgtagtgaaatcatgcagttgatgaggtttcttgggagttagaaacggaaataATCCAGAA
The Malania oleifera isolate guangnan ecotype guangnan chromosome 13, ASM2987363v1, whole genome shotgun sequence DNA segment above includes these coding regions:
- the LOC131145667 gene encoding receptor-like protein EIX2 codes for the protein MSRLGGNICNSLLKLKHLHYLALDYNYFGGTQIPDFIGSLNNLEYLGLSGAGFGGVIPPRPGNLSKLQYLGIGGYGYYLSIKDIEWISWLSFLRFLCLTGVDLRMTSNWLQVMNQLSFLSELRLSGCGLYSIEPLPYANFSHLIVLDLSSNYFTSPILDLFLSTVPSLVELDASRNLLKAIPIALRNMSSLVNLPIEQLRKCKSLSILDIPNDSISGPIPESIGELSSLIYLDLSRNHLNGTLPVSLGNLSKPVALGISYNSFEGALSEAHFAILASLKAIFASSNTFTLQRNSDWIPPFQLTFMRMGDSHLGPQFPTWLQIQKNLTNLELYNAGICDPIPSCFSSFSQLSLPDLSQNHIHGNFPTLFQSLPKLSYLDLSQKQFDGNLPHLSFGAVFYHASNNFTGTLPSISFQVKALDLSRNSFNGSLASMLCQGTHKPSKLDTLDLSRNLLSGEIPSCWGNWRNLTAVKLGDNNLAGNIPSSIGFLSKLGLLGLHNNRFSGSLPPSLQNCKYLLSSDISGNEFSGSIPLWLGTSFSNLLDLLLHSNRFSGLIPFELCHLSLLHVLDLAHKYNNISGTIPNCLGNLSGMMATQTRADLHIVSPHTVDLSLELVVKDQRNEYNKLLLVKTMDLSDNSLSGEIPAELMNLHGFISLNLSRNKLQGKIPEKIHAMKLLESLDLSLNQLSGQIPQGVADLTFLSCLNLFYNNFSGPIPLGTQIQSFSSLSFVGNHELCGPPVSNNCSTDDASPSLPPKDDGNEDDEDDEWVDMKWFYMGIPFGSAVDFWAVLGSLALNKAWRYAYFLFLEGLEYKLFGCTLSEKFM